The stretch of DNA TCAGGATTCAATATTGCGATGAAAGATTTAGAGATTCGTGGTGCTGGAAACCTTTTAGGAGGAGAACAAACTGGATTTATGATGGATATTGGTTTTGAAACGTATCAAAAGATTTTAAACGAAGCAATTGAAGAATTAAAAGATACGGATTTCAAAGATTTATTCGAAGAAGAACGCAATAGTCAAATCACTGAATATGTGAAAGAAGTACAGATTGATACGGACTTACAAGTGCAACTACCCGATGATTATATCGAAAGTTCAGAAGAGCGTTTAATCTTATATAAAGACTTAGCAGAAATTGAAGATTATCCAACGTTGGAAAAATTCAGAGCTAATTTAATTGACCGTTTTGGTGAATTACCGAAAGAAGCTGAAAATCTATTGTTATCAATTGAATTGAAATGGGTTTCTAAAAAATTAGGTTTTGAAAAAGTGGTATTGAAAAAAGGAGTAATGCTAGGGTATTTCATTTCTAAACCACAATCCGAATTTTATCAATCAGATGAATTTAGAATTGTTTTAAATAACGTTCAAGCTAACCCTCAAAACATTAGTTTTAAAGAAAAACCACCGAAGAACGGGGAGGAATTCCCATCTTTATATTTAAGGTTTGAAAACGTGAAAAATGTCAAACAAGCCCTTGAATACTTGAATAAATTAACGATAAGTTAAAAAAATGTTTAAATAATTTAAAGATAAATAATTGCCCAAGAGGATAAGCTGAATTGCTTATCCTCTTTTTTTATTCTTATACTTCATTGTCTGTATAAGATAAAGATATATTGTAATTATCAAAAAAAGAATTATAACAAATTGATACAAAATGTCTTAATGCTTTAAATTCTCGTAATTATTATTATTTTTAGCGCTCAAAACCACAAAAAAATAGTTCTATTATGGAAACATCATATAATTATCTTCCAATTTTAATCTTATTCATCTGCGCTTTTGCATTTGTGGCGATTACGATTGTTGCGACTCATTTTTTAGGTCCATCGCGTAAGACGGACGAGAAGTTAGAGAACTTTGAATCAGGAATCGAGAAACAAGGAAATGCCCGTCAACCTTTTGCCATTAAATACTTCTTGGTTGCGATTTTATTCGTGTTATTCGATGTTGAGGTAATTTTCTTCTATCCGTATGCAGCTAACTTCAAAGAATTAGGTTGGGAAGGATTTGCAGCAGTTGTTACGTTCATCGGGTTATTCTTCGTGATGTACGCGTATGCACGTAAAAAAGGTGCATTAAACTGGGAAAAATAATCTTCTGTTTTACTTCTAAAAAAATCACAAAATGATACATAATAAAAGACCTGTAACGCATAATACAAACGTAAAGGTTGTAGATGCGCCAGAAGGACATATGGGCGAAGGATTTATGGCGATGCAATTATCAAAAGTAGTTGGATTGGCACGTAAAAATTCAATTTGGCCATTGCCTTTTGCGACAAGTTGTTGTGGAATTGAGTTTATGGCAACAATGGGTTCGACATACGATTTAGCACGTTTTGGATCAGAGCGTTTAGCGTTCACGCCTCGTCAATGTGACTTGTTGATGGTGATGGGAACGATCTCTAAGAAAATGGCGCCTGTATTAAAGCAAGTATATATCCAAATGGCTGAACCTCGTTGGGTTATCGCTGTTGGAGCTTGTGCAAGTTCAGGAGGTGTTTTTGACACGTATTCTGTTTTACAAGGAATCGATGAGGTAATTCCGGTGGATGTGTATGTCCCAGGTTGTCCACCTCGTCCAGAAGCCATTTTAGATGGGGTAATGCGTATACAAGAGTTGGTAGAAACCGAAAGTGTTCGCCGTCGAAGTAGCCCAGAATATCAAGAATTATTAGCAAGTTACGGAATCAAATAAGAACGTCAAACGAGATGGAAAATAGTTTTATTAAAGACCGTTTGGTTCACAAATTCCAAGAACATATTTACGGTTGGGAAGAACAGCACGGAATGTTAATCATTCATGCTGATAAAGAATACAATCTAAAGATTATTCAATATTTGGTGGATGATGAGCAATTAGGATTTAAGTTTTTAACAGACTTAACGGCGATTCATTATCCAAACCATACAGATGAAGAGTTAGTAGTAACATACTTATTATATAATATGTATAAGAACAAGTATGTTCGATTAAAGTTTGCTTTACCGATTGCAGAGCCAAAAATTTTTACGGCGACTAAAATCTTCGAAACAGCCAATTGGTTAGAAAGAGAATGTTATGATTTCTTCGGTGTTGACTTTGTCGGTCATCCGAATTTAATCCGAATTATGAACGTGGATGAGATGGATTATCATCCTTTACGTAAAGAATATCCATTAGAAGATCAAACACGTCGTGATAAAGACGATGAAATGTTCGGTCGAGGTGGAGATTTCAATTTTGGACATTTTAACGTTAAATCTTAATGAACAATGGCGAAAGATAAAGTAGTAAAAGAAAAAGGAGGTACAATCGAACTTCCAGATGGTTCATTAGAGAAAAGCACAATTACGCTGAACCTTGGACCTACACACCCTTCAACACATGGGGTTTTCCAAAATATATTAGAAATTGACGGGGAGATTATCAAATCAGCTGTACCAACAGTAGGTTACATTCACCGTGCATTCGAGAAGATTGCAGAACGTCGTCCATTGTATCAAATTACACCTTTAACAGACCGATTAAACTATTGTTCGGCGCCATTAAACAATTTAGGTTGGCACCTAACCGTAGAGAAATTCGTTGGAATCGAAATTCCTAAACGCGTTTCTTATATGCGTGTGATTTTAATGGAATTAGCACGTATCGCCGATCATATCGTTTGTAACTCGATTATGGGTGTAGATTCTGGAGCTTTTACAGGGTTCCTTTATATGATGAAATACCGTGAGTTGATTTACGAAATCTACGAAGAAATTGGAGGTTCTCGTTTAACAACGAACATTGGTCGTATTGGAGGTTTCGAGCGTGATTTCTCAGAAGTTGCTTGGCAAAAAATCAACCGTTTCGTTAAAGAATATCCAGATGTTTTACGCGAATTCGAATCGTTATTTGTGCGTAACAGAATCTTTATGGATCGTACAATTGGCGTCGGAGGAATTTCTGCAGAACGTGCCTTAAACTACGGATTTACAGGTCCAAATTTACGTGCGGCTGGTGTCGATTACGATGTGCGTGTAGCAAATCCATATTGTCGTTACGAAGAATTTGAATTCGAAATTCCAGTCGGAACAACAGGTGATTGCTACGATCGTTTCTTAGTGCGTAACCAAGAAATGTGGCAATCATTAAGCATCATCGAACAAGCTTTAGAAAAAATTAACGCATTAGAAGGGGAGGAAGCTACAAAGCACCACGCCGATGCGCCAGAATATTATTTACCACAGAAGAAGGACGTTTACACAAAAATGGAAGCCTTAATCTATCACTTCAAAATTATTATGGGAGAGGTAGAAATGCCAGTAGGCGAAATTTACCATTCCATCGAAGCTGCGAATGGTGAGTTAGGATTCTATTTAGTATCAGACGGAGGTCGTTCACCTTATCGTTTACATTTCCGCCGTCCTTGTTTCATTTATTATCAAGCTTATCCCGAATTAATTACTGGATCAATGATTTCAGATGCCATCATCACGATGAGTAGTTTGAATCTGATTGCGGGTGAGTTAGATGCGTAACTAAAACTACAAAGAAAATGAGTATTCAGTTTTCAGAGAAAACACAACGAAAAGTCGAGGAAATCATCGCGCGTTATCCAGAAGGAAAACAAAAAAGTGCCTTGATTCCAATTTTACACGTTGCACAAGAAGAGTTTGGAGGTTGGTTAGATACGCCTCATTTAGATTATGTCGCTCAAGTCTTAAATATTTTACCGGTAGAGGTATATGAGGTAGCGTCGTTTTATACGATGTTCAACTTAAAGCCTGTAGGAAAGTATGTGTTAGAGGTTTGTCAAACAGGACCTTGTATGTTACGTGGTTCAGATAAAATCATCGAACACATCAAGACCAAATTAAATATCAAAGAAGGTGAAACTTCAGCGGATGGGTTATTTACTTTAAAACCAGCTGAGTGTTTAGGCGCTTGTGGTTATGCACCAATGATGCAATTGGGTAAAACGTATCGTGAGAATTTAACGATAGAGAAGGTCGACGAATTATTAGAAGAATTGAAAAAATTAGCCTAATGGGACAAAAGTTATTATTGAAAAATATTGATGTTCCAGGGATTCGATATTTTAAAACTTACTTTGAAAATGGAGGGTATGCCAATGCGGCAAAAGCCTTAAAAATGACACCAGACGAAATCTTAGAAGAGGTAAAAACTTCAGGATTACGTGGTCGTGGTGGTGCAGGTTTCCCAACAGGAATGAAGTGGAGTTTCCTTGCGAAACCAGAAGGTGTTCCAAGACACTTGGTGGTAAATGCCGACGAATCTGAGCCTGGAACGTTTAAAGACCGTTTCTTGATGGAATATATTCCTCATTTATTAATTGAAGGAGTTTTGATTTCATCATATTGTTTAGGTTCAAATACTTCTTACATCTACATCCGTGGAGAATATGCTTGGGTAGCTGAAATTTTAGAAGAAGCTATCGCTGAAGCAAGAGAAGCGGGTTGGTTAGGGCAAAACATCCAAGGTTCTGGTTTTGATTTAGAAATCTATGTACAACGTGGAGGTGGAGCTTACATCTGTGGTGAAGAAACGGCTTTATTAGAATCTCTTGAAGGTAAACGTGGAAACCCACGTCTAAAACCACCTTTCCCAGCGGTAAAAGGATTATGGGGAAGACCAACGGTAGTCAATAATGTTGAAACAATTTCTGCAGTTGTGCCAATCATCGAAATTGGTGGAAAAGCCTATTCAGAAAGAGGAGTTGGACGTTCTACAGGAACAAAATTAATCTCAGCTTGTGGGAATATTAATAAACCAGGCGTTTACGAAATTGATTTTGATTTATCGGTAGAAGAATTCATTTATTCAGAAGAATATTGTGGTGGAATTGCCAATGGAAAACGTCTGAAAGCGTGTATTCCTGGAGGTAGTTCAGTTCCAATTGTTCCAGCGAATTTATTGTTAACAACATCAGACGGATCACCTCGTTTAATGAACTACGAAAGTTTATCAGAAGGTGGATTTCAAACCGGAACAATGTTAGGTTCGGGAGGATTTATCGTCTTAGATGAAGATCAAGATATCGTTTATCATACCTACACATTAGCACGTTTTTATCGTCACGAATCGTGTGGTCAATGTTCACCTTGTCGTGAAGGAACAGGTTGGATGGAGAAAATCCTAAAACGTATTCACGAAGGGAAAGGAAAAATGTCGGACATCGAATTGTTATGGGATGTCCAACGTAAAATCGAAGGAAATACGATTTGTCCATTAGGGGATGCAGCGGCTTGGCCAGTTGCAGCTGCTATTCGTCACTTCCGTGATGAATTCGAATGGCACATCAACAATCCAGAAGAATGTTTAGTTCGTAATTATGGTTTAGCAGATTATGCCAAACCTAGAGAAATAATTCAAACCACAAATTAATACGAAGATGGCAGAAGAAACACCATTATTTAAAGTAACCATTGATAACCAGACGGTAGAAGTACCTGCTGGTACAACGATACTTCAGGCAGCTCGTATGATTGGTAAAGAAGTTGCGCCACCTGCAATGTGTTACTACGGCAAGTTAGAAAATACAGGTGGAAATTGTAGAACGTGTTTGGTTGAGGTTTCGAAAGGAAGTGATGCTGATCCACGTCCAATGCCAAAATTAGTTCCGTCTTGTCGTACGACGGTGATGGATGGAATGGTTGTCGGTAACAAAACTTCTGAACGAGTTGTAGAAGCA from Faecalibacter sp. LW9 encodes:
- a CDS encoding NADH-quinone oxidoreductase subunit A, which gives rise to METSYNYLPILILFICAFAFVAITIVATHFLGPSRKTDEKLENFESGIEKQGNARQPFAIKYFLVAILFVLFDVEVIFFYPYAANFKELGWEGFAAVVTFIGLFFVMYAYARKKGALNWEK
- a CDS encoding NADH-quinone oxidoreductase subunit D → MAKDKVVKEKGGTIELPDGSLEKSTITLNLGPTHPSTHGVFQNILEIDGEIIKSAVPTVGYIHRAFEKIAERRPLYQITPLTDRLNYCSAPLNNLGWHLTVEKFVGIEIPKRVSYMRVILMELARIADHIVCNSIMGVDSGAFTGFLYMMKYRELIYEIYEEIGGSRLTTNIGRIGGFERDFSEVAWQKINRFVKEYPDVLREFESLFVRNRIFMDRTIGVGGISAERALNYGFTGPNLRAAGVDYDVRVANPYCRYEEFEFEIPVGTTGDCYDRFLVRNQEMWQSLSIIEQALEKINALEGEEATKHHADAPEYYLPQKKDVYTKMEALIYHFKIIMGEVEMPVGEIYHSIEAANGELGFYLVSDGGRSPYRLHFRRPCFIYYQAYPELITGSMISDAIITMSSLNLIAGELDA
- a CDS encoding NAD(P)H-dependent oxidoreductase subunit E, with amino-acid sequence MSIQFSEKTQRKVEEIIARYPEGKQKSALIPILHVAQEEFGGWLDTPHLDYVAQVLNILPVEVYEVASFYTMFNLKPVGKYVLEVCQTGPCMLRGSDKIIEHIKTKLNIKEGETSADGLFTLKPAECLGACGYAPMMQLGKTYRENLTIEKVDELLEELKKLA
- a CDS encoding NADH-quinone oxidoreductase subunit C, whose translation is MENSFIKDRLVHKFQEHIYGWEEQHGMLIIHADKEYNLKIIQYLVDDEQLGFKFLTDLTAIHYPNHTDEELVVTYLLYNMYKNKYVRLKFALPIAEPKIFTATKIFETANWLERECYDFFGVDFVGHPNLIRIMNVDEMDYHPLRKEYPLEDQTRRDKDDEMFGRGGDFNFGHFNVKS
- the nuoF gene encoding NADH-quinone oxidoreductase subunit NuoF, giving the protein MGQKLLLKNIDVPGIRYFKTYFENGGYANAAKALKMTPDEILEEVKTSGLRGRGGAGFPTGMKWSFLAKPEGVPRHLVVNADESEPGTFKDRFLMEYIPHLLIEGVLISSYCLGSNTSYIYIRGEYAWVAEILEEAIAEAREAGWLGQNIQGSGFDLEIYVQRGGGAYICGEETALLESLEGKRGNPRLKPPFPAVKGLWGRPTVVNNVETISAVVPIIEIGGKAYSERGVGRSTGTKLISACGNINKPGVYEIDFDLSVEEFIYSEEYCGGIANGKRLKACIPGGSSVPIVPANLLLTTSDGSPRLMNYESLSEGGFQTGTMLGSGGFIVLDEDQDIVYHTYTLARFYRHESCGQCSPCREGTGWMEKILKRIHEGKGKMSDIELLWDVQRKIEGNTICPLGDAAAWPVAAAIRHFRDEFEWHINNPEECLVRNYGLADYAKPREIIQTTN
- a CDS encoding NADH-quinone oxidoreductase subunit B, translated to MIHNKRPVTHNTNVKVVDAPEGHMGEGFMAMQLSKVVGLARKNSIWPLPFATSCCGIEFMATMGSTYDLARFGSERLAFTPRQCDLLMVMGTISKKMAPVLKQVYIQMAEPRWVIAVGACASSGGVFDTYSVLQGIDEVIPVDVYVPGCPPRPEAILDGVMRIQELVETESVRRRSSPEYQELLASYGIK